From the Ascochyta rabiei chromosome 14, complete sequence genome, one window contains:
- a CDS encoding Proteasome endopeptidase complex, producing the protein MNHLPQAWGRPRDDVYGAYDHSHFQSMGPTQHSQQPIVTGTSVLAAKFKDGVVIAADNLASYGSLARFTDVKRLRKFNDEVVVGFGGDVSDMQYLDRLLNSLDIRENYSSTDDSLNAKNLHTYLAKVMYNRRSKFDPLWNHLLIAGLDGEGKPFLASADLLGTTFSSPSIATGFGAHLAQPIMRTILPDEASVQNVTKEQAVEKVKECMKVLFYRDARSMDRYSIAVITKDGVDLNEDVKLENQSWAFAERIRGYGTQTA; encoded by the exons ATGAACCACCTTCCGCAAGCCTGGGGCCGT CCTAGAGACGATGTCTACGGCGCGTATGACCACTCACACTTCCAGTCGATGGGTCCGACCCAGCACTCGCAGCAACCCATCGTTACGGGTACTTCGGTGCTAGCGGCAAAGTTCAAGGACGGCGTGGTCATTGCGGCGGACAATTTGG CCTCGTATGGATCACTCGCCCGCTTCACCGATGTCAAGCGACTACGGAAGTTCAACGATGAGGTAGTTGTAGGCTTCGGCGGTGACGTCTCGGACATGCAGTACCTCGATCGCCTCCTCAACTCTCTCGATATCCGCGAGAACTACTCGTCGACAGATGACTCTCTCAACGCCAAGAACCTCCACACATATCTCGCCAAAGTCATGTACAACCGCCGATCGAAGTTCGACCCACTGTGGAACCATCTTTTGATCGCTGGCCTGGATGGCGAGGGCAAGCCTTTCCTTGCGAGTGCAGATCTGCTTGGCACCACATTCTCCTCCCCGTCGATTGCCACAGGGTTCGGAGCGCATCTTGCACAGCCCATCATGCGGACAATATTGCCTGACGAGGCATCCGTACAGAACGTCACCAAGGAGCAAGCGGTAGAAAAGGTCAAGGAGTGCATGAAGGTCCTCTTCTACAGGGATGCCAGGAGTATGGACAGGTACTCTATCGCCGTCATCACCAAGGACGGTGTTGACCTGAACGAGGACGTCAAGCTGGAGAACCAGAGCTGGGCTTTTGCCGAGAGGATCAGGGGATATGGCACGCAGACGGCGTAA